Proteins from a genomic interval of Streptococcus sp. D7B5:
- a CDS encoding Ltp family lipoprotein: MKKSKKILVTSLATATLGLIALSDTTGDFPFSAQHVSAQEKDASKNGKVVKENTTSASNQAEKSKTPAQKPAEKPKTPAPKPEPKPEPKPAPKPAPKPAPKPAPKPAEKPKNTSPKEDKSKSTAQSGWVGSSYYENGTKVTNKWIFDKKANSYFYLNASGNYVQNAWVGNYYLKSDGKMAKAEWIYDKNYGSYYYLTAEGSYARNAWVGNYYLKSNGKRAKNEWIYDNNYGSYYYLTGEGSYARNTWVGNYYLKSDGKMAKAEWIYDKNYGSYYYLTAEGSYARNKWVGNYYLKSDGKMAKNEWVDGGRYYVGDDGLWQPKPAPKPAPKPAEKPKTPAPKPAEKPKTPAPKPAEKPKTPAPKPAEKPKTPAQKPAEKPKTPAPKPAEKTKETTPKQDKSQSKVQSGWVGNYYLKSDGKRAKNEWVDGGRYYVDSDGKKVKSDWIYDKNYGSYYYLTAEGSSARNKWVGNYYLKSDGKMAKNEWVDGGRYYVESDGKMARDKWVDGGRHYVDYDGVRQPKLDGKQYNAALNKAKSYNSVLHMSKKDLYNQLTWNGFSSSVAQYAIDHLNADYKANALITAREYRKNNHLSKTEIYEWLTSSYVGKFTKEEANYAIQKLNLPSEGSQARNKWVGNYYFKSDGKMAKNEWVDGGRYYVDSEGKMVRGKWVDGGRYYVESDGKMARDKWVDGGRHYVGYDGVRQPKLDGKQYNVALNRAKSYNSVLHMSKKDLYNQLTWNGFSSSAAQYAIDHLNADYKANALITARKYRKNNHLSKTEIYEWLTSSYVGKFTKEEANYAIQHLGD, from the coding sequence ATGAAAAAATCAAAAAAAATTTTAGTAACCAGCTTAGCAACTGCAACACTGGGACTTATTGCATTATCAGATACAACTGGAGACTTTCCTTTTTCGGCTCAGCATGTTTCTGCTCAAGAAAAGGATGCATCTAAAAATGGTAAGGTTGTAAAAGAGAATACAACTTCGGCGTCAAATCAAGCTGAGAAATCAAAAACACCAGCGCAAAAACCTGCTGAGAAACCAAAAACACCAGCACCGAAACCAGAACCAAAACCAGAACCAAAACCAGCGCCGAAACCAGCGCCAAAGCCAGCACCAAAACCAGCACCAAAACCTGCTGAGAAACCTAAAAATACAAGTCCTAAAGAGGATAAGTCCAAATCTACAGCTCAGTCTGGTTGGGTAGGCTCATCGTACTATGAAAATGGTACTAAAGTTACTAATAAGTGGATTTTTGATAAAAAAGCTAATTCTTATTTCTATCTAAATGCTTCGGGAAACTATGTCCAAAATGCTTGGGTAGGCAATTACTATCTTAAATCAGATGGTAAGATGGCTAAAGCTGAGTGGATTTATGATAAAAACTATGGATCCTATTATTATCTAACCGCAGAAGGTAGCTACGCTCGAAACGCATGGGTAGGTAATTACTATCTCAAATCAAATGGGAAGAGAGCTAAAAATGAATGGATTTATGACAATAACTATGGGTCATACTATTATTTAACAGGAGAAGGCAGCTACGCTCGCAACACATGGGTAGGCAATTACTATCTAAAATCAGATGGTAAGATGGCTAAAGCTGAGTGGATTTATGACAAAAACTATGGATCCTATTATTATCTAACAGCAGAAGGCAGCTACGCTCGCAACAAATGGGTAGGAAATTACTATCTAAAATCAGATGGTAAGATGGCCAAAAATGAATGGGTAGATGGTGGTCGTTATTATGTAGGAGACGATGGTTTGTGGCAACCAAAACCAGCGCCAAAGCCAGCACCAAAACCAGCTGAGAAACCGAAAACGCCAGCACCAAAACCAGCTGAGAAACCGAAAACGCCAGCACCAAAACCAGCTGAGAAACCGAAAACGCCAGCACCAAAACCAGCTGAGAAACCGAAAACGCCAGCACAAAAACCTGCTGAGAAACCAAAAACACCAGCACCAAAACCGGCTGAAAAAACTAAAGAAACAACTCCTAAACAGGATAAATCACAATCTAAAGTTCAGTCTGGCTGGGTAGGAAATTACTACCTCAAATCAGATGGAAAGAGAGCTAAAAATGAATGGGTAGATGGTGGTCGTTATTATGTTGATTCTGATGGAAAAAAGGTTAAAAGTGACTGGATTTATGATAAAAACTATGGTTCATATTATTATCTAACAGCAGAAGGAAGCTCTGCTCGCAATAAATGGGTAGGAAATTATTACCTCAAATCAGATGGAAAGATGGCCAAGAATGAATGGGTAGATGGTGGCCGTTATTATGTTGAATCAGATGGTAAAATGGCTAGGGATAAATGGGTAGATGGTGGCCGTCACTATGTAGACTACGATGGTGTGCGGCAACCAAAACTAGATGGGAAGCAGTACAATGCTGCTTTAAATAAAGCGAAAAGCTATAATTCGGTTTTACATATGTCAAAAAAAGATCTCTATAACCAATTAACGTGGAATGGTTTTTCAAGTTCAGTAGCGCAGTATGCCATCGATCACTTGAATGCAGATTACAAAGCAAATGCCTTAATTACAGCAAGAGAATACCGAAAGAATAACCATTTATCAAAGACAGAGATTTATGAGTGGCTAACTTCTTCTTATGTTGGAAAATTTACAAAAGAAGAAGCAAACTATGCAATTCAAAAACTTAATCTACCATCAGAAGGCAGCCAAGCTCGCAATAAATGGGTAGGAAATTATTATTTCAAATCAGATGGAAAGATGGCCAAGAATGAATGGGTAGATGGTGGCCGTTACTATGTTGATTCTGAAGGCAAAATGGTAAGGGGCAAATGGGTAGATGGTGGCCGTTATTATGTTGAATCAGATGGTAAAATGGCTAGGGATAAATGGGTAGATGGTGGCCGTCACTATGTAGGATACGATGGTGTGCGGCAACCAAAACTAGATGGGAAGCAGTACAATGTTGCTTTAAATAGAGCGAAAAGCTATAATTCGGTTTTACATATGTCAAAAAAAGATCTCTATAACCAATTAACGTGGAATGGTTTTTCAAGTTCAGCAGCGCAGTATGCCATCGATCACTTGAATGCAGATTACAAAGCAAATGCCTTGATTACAGCAAGAAAATACCGAAAGAATAACCATTTATCAAAGACAGAGATTTATGAGTGGCTAACTTCTTCTTATGTTGGAAAATTTA
- a CDS encoding Ltp family lipoprotein: MSKSGLFNQLTSYIDGFTEEEANYAIQHLDD; encoded by the coding sequence ATGTCTAAATCTGGTCTTTTCAATCAATTGACCTCTTATATAGATGGCTTTACAGAAGAAGAAGCTAATTATGCAATTCAACATCTTGACGACTAA
- a CDS encoding redoxin family protein: MKKWQTCLLGVGSICCLAACSAKNMSDESTMKEQSKTEQVSSQTATKGQEVADFELTGVDGKTYRLSDYKGKKVYLKFWASWCSICLASLPDTDEIAKDAGDDYVVLTVVSPGHKGEQSEADFKNWYKGLDYKNFPVLIDPSGKLLESYGVRSYPTQAFIDKEGKLVKTQPGFMDKDMILKELKEMG, translated from the coding sequence ATGAAAAAATGGCAAACATGTCTCCTTGGAGTAGGCTCAATCTGTTGTTTGGCAGCCTGTTCGGCTAAAAACATGTCAGACGAGTCTACTATGAAGGAGCAATCCAAAACAGAACAAGTTAGTTCACAAACTGCGACTAAAGGTCAGGAAGTCGCTGATTTTGAATTGACAGGTGTAGATGGCAAGACCTATCGTTTATCTGATTACAAGGGCAAGAAAGTTTATCTCAAATTCTGGGCTTCTTGGTGTTCCATCTGTCTAGCCAGCCTTCCAGATACGGACGAAATCGCTAAGGATGCTGGTGATGACTATGTAGTTTTGACAGTGGTCTCTCCTGGTCATAAGGGGGAGCAATCTGAAGCGGACTTTAAGAATTGGTACAAGGGCTTGGATTATAAAAATTTTCCAGTTCTAATTGATCCATCAGGCAAACTTTTGGAAAGTTATGGTGTCCGTTCCTACCCGACTCAAGCCTTTATAGACAAGGAAGGCAAGCTGGTCAAAACACAACCAGGTTTTATGGATAAGGATATGATTTTAAAAGAATTGAAAGAAATGGGGTAG
- the ccdA2 gene encoding thiol-disulfide oxidoreductase-associated membrane protein CcdA2: MDNVIFFISVFLAGILSFFSPCILPLLPVYAGVLLDDKNDAQASSGKFSISLVSLLRTLAFIAGISFIFILLGYGAGFLGNLLYASWFQYVTGAIIILLGLHQMEVLHLQGLYKERRLQLKRQGQKGNGYSQAFLLGLTFSFAWTPCVGPVLGSVLALAASGGSGALQGAGLMLVFTLGLALPFLVLALASSYVLKHFRKLHPYLGTLKKVGGFLIIVMGILVLLGNASILTTLFE; this comes from the coding sequence ATGTAATCTTTTTTATTAGTGTTTTTCTTGCTGGAATTCTTTCCTTCTTTTCTCCTTGTATTTTACCCTTGTTGCCAGTCTATGCAGGAGTCTTATTGGATGATAAGAATGATGCTCAGGCTTCTAGTGGAAAATTTTCAATCTCACTTGTTAGTTTATTGCGAACTTTGGCCTTTATAGCGGGGATTTCTTTTATCTTTATCTTACTGGGTTATGGAGCTGGTTTTTTAGGCAATTTGCTGTATGCTTCCTGGTTTCAGTATGTGACAGGTGCGATTATCATTCTCTTGGGCTTACACCAGATGGAAGTCCTACATTTGCAGGGGCTTTACAAGGAAAGAAGGCTACAATTAAAGAGACAGGGGCAAAAGGGTAACGGCTATAGTCAGGCATTTTTACTGGGGTTGACCTTTAGTTTTGCTTGGACGCCATGTGTGGGGCCAGTTCTGGGCTCTGTTTTGGCCTTGGCGGCTTCAGGTGGTTCAGGAGCTTTGCAGGGTGCTGGTCTCATGTTGGTTTTCACGCTGGGTTTGGCGCTACCATTTTTGGTTCTAGCTCTTGCTTCCAGTTATGTTTTGAAACATTTCCGAAAACTCCATCCTTATCTCGGAACCCTCAAAAAAGTAGGTGGTTTCCTCATTATCGTGATGGGAATCTTGGTGCTTTTGGGAAATGCTTCCATTTTGACTACATTATTTGAATAG
- a CDS encoding sensor histidine kinase, with amino-acid sequence MKRSSLLVRMVISIFLVFLILLALVGTFYYQSSSSAIEATIEGNSQTTISQTSHFIQSYIKKLETTSTSLTQQKDILTYAENPNQVQAKGIRDLFLTILKADQDLKTVVLVSKSGQVISTDDSVQMKTSSDMMAEDWYQKAIHQGAKPVLTPARKSDSQWVISVTQELVDAEGGNLGVLRLDISYETLEAYLNQLQLGQQGFAFIINEKHEFVYHPKRTVYSSASEMEAMKPYIETGQGYTLDHQSYVSQEQIAGTDWTVIGVSSLEKLDQVRSQLMWTLLAASALSLLACLCLVWFSLKRWIAPLKDLRETMLKIASGTQNLRAKEAGAYELREVTRQFNAMLDQIDQLMEDVRRQEEATRQYELQALSSQINPHFLYNTLDTIIWMAEFQDSQRVVQVTKSLATYFRLALNQGKDLISLSDEINHVRQYLFIQKQRYGDKLEYEIDENPDFGNLVLPKLVLQPLVENALYHGIKEKEGQGHIKVSVQRQDIGVVIRIEDDGVGFQATSDSSQSQLKRGGVGLQNVNQRLKLHFGDNYQMKINSAPEKGTTVEICINKIVIS; translated from the coding sequence ATGAAGCGTTCTTCTCTTTTAGTCAGAATGGTTATTTCCATCTTTCTGGTCTTTCTCATTCTCCTAGCTCTGGTTGGGACTTTCTACTATCAATCTAGTTCATCAGCTATTGAGGCCACTATTGAGGGCAATAGCCAAACGACCATTAGCCAAACTAGCCACTTTATTCAGTCTTATATCAAAAAATTAGAAACCACCTCTACCAGTTTGACCCAGCAGAAGGATATCCTAACCTATGCTGAGAATCCTAACCAAGTCCAAGCCAAGGGAATCAGAGATCTGTTTTTGACTATCTTAAAGGCAGATCAGGACTTGAAAACGGTGGTACTGGTATCCAAATCCGGTCAGGTCATTTCCACTGATGACAGTGTGCAGATGAAAACTTCCTCTGATATGATGGCTGAGGATTGGTACCAAAAGGCTATTCATCAGGGAGCTAAGCCAGTTTTGACACCAGCTCGTAAATCAGACAGTCAGTGGGTCATTTCTGTTACTCAGGAACTTGTTGATGCAGAGGGGGGCAATCTTGGCGTGCTTCGTTTGGATATTTCCTACGAAACTCTGGAAGCCTATCTTAACCAACTCCAGTTGGGTCAGCAGGGTTTTGCCTTTATCATCAATGAAAAGCATGAATTTGTCTACCATCCTAAACGTACTGTCTATAGCTCAGCGAGTGAAATGGAGGCCATGAAACCCTACATCGAGACGGGGCAGGGCTATACGCTGGATCATCAATCCTACGTCAGTCAGGAACAGATTGCAGGGACTGATTGGACGGTTATAGGCGTGTCTTCGCTGGAGAAGCTAGACCAGGTTCGGAGTCAACTCATGTGGACCTTGCTTGCTGCTAGTGCCTTATCTCTTCTTGCCTGTCTCTGCTTGGTGTGGTTCAGTCTCAAACGCTGGATTGCGCCTTTGAAGGACCTGAGAGAAACCATGCTGAAAATTGCTTCTGGTACACAAAATCTTCGTGCTAAAGAAGCTGGTGCCTATGAACTGAGAGAAGTGACTCGCCAGTTCAATGCCATGTTGGATCAGATTGATCAGTTGATGGAAGATGTGCGCAGGCAGGAAGAAGCGACCCGGCAGTATGAACTTCAAGCACTGTCGAGCCAGATTAACCCCCATTTCCTCTATAATACTTTAGACACTATCATCTGGATGGCTGAGTTTCAGGATAGTCAGCGAGTGGTTCAGGTGACCAAGTCCTTGGCAACCTATTTCCGCTTGGCGCTCAATCAAGGAAAGGATTTGATTTCTCTTTCTGATGAAATCAATCATGTTCGCCAGTACCTCTTTATCCAGAAACAACGCTATGGTGATAAGCTGGAGTATGAGATTGATGAAAATCCTGACTTTGGTAACCTAGTCTTACCCAAGTTGGTGTTGCAACCTCTTGTAGAAAATGCTCTTTACCATGGTATTAAGGAGAAGGAAGGTCAGGGCCATATTAAAGTTTCTGTTCAGAGACAGGATATAGGGGTTGTCATCCGCATTGAGGATGATGGTGTTGGTTTCCAAGCTACTAGCGATAGTAGTCAAAGTCAGCTCAAACGTGGAGGAGTTGGCCTTCAAAATGTCAACCAACGACTCAAACTTCATTTTGGAGACAATTACCAGATGAAGATCAATTCTGCACCCGAAAAAGGGACGACAGTTGAAATATGCATTAATAAAATAGTAATTAGCTAA
- the pabB gene encoding aminodeoxychorismate synthase component I codes for MHRKTVIDFRALGERYTFTQPIKELKTRDLSEVADLLAQVESYQEQGYYVVGYVSYEAAPAFEEKLAVHKAPLLGEYLLYFTVHDRVETSPIPLTYEEVDLPSKWQEVTSATDYEKAIAQIHHHLRQGDTYQVNYTVQLKQDLSANPFAIYNRMVVEQEAGYNAYVEHDEMAVISMSPELFFEQNDRELTTRPMKGTTQRGVTDQEDLAQASWLEQDPKNRSENMMIVDLLRNDMNRISEVGSEHVERLCQVEQYSTVWQMTSTIKSQLRPDVDLVEIFRSLFPCGSITGAPKIATMEIIKDLEPQPRGVYCGTIGLLLPNGRRIFNVAIRTIQLHQGKAIYGVGGGITWDSTWESEYREVHQKAAVLYRKQARFQLITTGKISQKNLLFEEQHLERLTKASRYFAYPFNPEELRQKIEKECQVCDANQDYRLRIILSKSGEIELSSQILTPLSPSFCQAQLCLQEADLNQAFTYFKTTNRPHLSLGEQEIIYHNATGELLETSIGNLILKINGKLYTPLTSQGILPGIYRQHLLKTGQVEEKVLTLADLNQAEAIYGCNAVRGLYELEVNPK; via the coding sequence ATGCATAGAAAAACAGTGATTGATTTTAGAGCTTTGGGGGAGAGATACACTTTTACCCAGCCGATTAAAGAGTTAAAAACGAGAGATTTATCAGAAGTGGCGGATTTGCTAGCACAAGTGGAAAGCTACCAAGAGCAAGGCTATTATGTGGTGGGCTACGTTAGTTACGAGGCTGCACCTGCATTTGAGGAGAAATTAGCAGTTCATAAAGCTCCTTTACTGGGCGAGTATCTGCTATATTTTACAGTTCATGATAGGGTAGAAACATCGCCTATTCCTCTGACTTATGAGGAAGTAGATCTGCCTTCAAAGTGGCAAGAAGTAACATCTGCGACAGACTATGAAAAGGCGATTGCTCAGATTCACCATCATTTGCGTCAGGGGGATACCTACCAGGTCAACTACACTGTCCAACTCAAGCAAGACCTAAGTGCCAATCCCTTTGCCATCTACAATCGCATGGTGGTAGAACAGGAGGCGGGCTACAATGCCTATGTTGAACATGACGAGATGGCGGTGATTTCCATGAGCCCAGAGCTCTTTTTTGAGCAAAATGACCGTGAATTAACGACTCGCCCAATGAAAGGAACAACCCAGCGGGGAGTGACTGACCAAGAAGACCTTGCCCAAGCTAGCTGGCTAGAACAGGATCCTAAAAATCGCTCTGAAAATATGATGATTGTGGATCTTTTGCGCAACGATATGAACCGTATTTCTGAGGTGGGGAGTGAGCACGTGGAGCGTCTTTGCCAAGTGGAACAGTATTCAACCGTTTGGCAGATGACGTCGACCATCAAGAGTCAGTTGCGACCGGATGTGGACCTAGTTGAAATCTTCCGTTCGCTCTTTCCATGTGGATCCATCACAGGAGCTCCCAAAATTGCGACCATGGAAATTATTAAGGACTTGGAGCCCCAACCACGCGGAGTCTACTGCGGAACGATTGGTCTCTTACTTCCAAATGGACGACGGATTTTCAATGTCGCCATTCGGACCATTCAACTGCATCAAGGGAAAGCCATCTATGGAGTTGGAGGCGGGATTACTTGGGATAGCACCTGGGAATCTGAATACCGAGAGGTTCATCAAAAGGCGGCTGTACTCTATCGTAAACAAGCACGTTTCCAATTGATTACAACTGGGAAAATCAGCCAGAAAAACTTGTTATTTGAAGAACAACATCTGGAAAGACTGACAAAGGCTAGTCGATATTTTGCCTATCCTTTTAATCCGGAAGAACTGAGACAAAAGATAGAGAAAGAGTGCCAAGTTTGTGATGCTAATCAAGACTACCGCTTGCGAATCATCCTCAGCAAATCTGGAGAGATAGAACTCAGTAGCCAAATCTTAACACCCCTTAGTCCAAGTTTCTGTCAGGCTCAACTTTGTCTGCAAGAAGCAGATTTGAATCAAGCGTTTACCTACTTTAAAACAACTAATAGACCACACTTAAGTCTAGGGGAACAGGAAATCATTTACCATAATGCAACAGGAGAACTACTTGAGACTTCTATTGGAAATCTGATCTTAAAAATTAATGGTAAACTCTATACACCACTTACCAGTCAAGGAATTTTGCCAGGAATCTATCGTCAGCATTTGCTAAAAACAGGACAGGTAGAGGAAAAAGTCTTGACTTTGGCAGACTTGAACCAAGCAGAAGCTATCTATGGCTGTAACGCAGTCAGAGGTTTGTATGAGTTGGAAGTGAATCCTAAATGA
- a CDS encoding response regulator transcription factor, translating to MTYTILIVEDEYLVRQGLTKLVNVAAYDMEIIGQAENGRQAWDLIQKQVPDIILTDINMPQLNGIQLASLVRETYPQVHLVFLTGYDDFNYALSAVKLGVDDYLLKPFSRQDIEEMLGKIKQKLDKEEKEEQLQDLLTDKFEGNIAQKIQSHLADSQFSLKSLASDLGFSPTYLSSLIKKELGLPFQDYLVRERVKQAKLLLLTTDLKIYEIAEKVGFEDMNYFTQRFKQIAGVTPRQFKKGEGR from the coding sequence ATGACCTACACAATCTTAATCGTAGAAGATGAGTATCTGGTAAGACAAGGCTTGACCAAGCTGGTCAATGTAGCAGCCTACGATATGGAAATCATCGGTCAGGCTGAAAATGGAAGGCAGGCTTGGGACTTAATTCAAAAGCAGGTGCCAGATATCATTTTAACCGATATCAACATGCCTCAGCTGAATGGAATCCAGTTGGCCAGTCTGGTACGAGAAACCTATCCTCAGGTGCATCTGGTATTTTTGACAGGTTACGATGATTTTAATTATGCCTTGTCTGCTGTCAAACTCGGTGTAGATGATTACCTGCTCAAACCCTTTTCTCGTCAGGATATTGAGGAAATGTTGGGGAAAATCAAGCAAAAACTAGACAAGGAAGAAAAAGAAGAGCAGTTACAAGATTTATTAACCGATAAGTTTGAGGGAAATATTGCTCAGAAAATCCAGTCCCATCTAGCTGACAGTCAGTTTAGTTTGAAGTCTTTGGCCAGTGACCTAGGTTTTAGTCCGACTTATCTGAGTTCCTTAATTAAGAAAGAGTTGGGCTTGCCTTTTCAGGATTATCTGGTGAGAGAGCGTGTCAAACAGGCCAAGCTCTTGCTTCTGACCACAGATTTAAAGATTTATGAGATAGCCGAAAAGGTTGGTTTTGAAGATATGAACTACTTTACCCAGCGTTTTAAACAGATTGCAGGTGTGACACCTCGTCAGTTTAAGAAGGGGGAAGGCCGATGA
- a CDS encoding excalibur calcium-binding domain-containing protein codes for MKKTVLFKAGLASLSALMMLAQPTFANDTIHFSNCTEAWENGYSDIHRGEPGYSSRLDKDGDGVACERSKAPRGVFKPRQSHSQSSRTTSGWVNRDGAWYYLKSDGSYVTNSWQGNYYLKSDGKMAKNEWLYDNVYQGWYYLKSDGTYAKNSWQGDYYLKSDGKMAKSEWIYDGVYQGWYYLKSDGSYAKNSWQGNYYLKSDGKMAKSEWIYDGGYQGWYYLKSDGSYAKNSWQGNYYLKSDGKMAKSEWIYDGGYQGWYYLKSDGSYAKSSWQGNYYLKSDGKMAKNEWVDGGRYFVGSDGLWQNHSVSQSSSNQTKTDYTNALEKAKNYNSWANMSKKRLYKQLTS; via the coding sequence ATGAAAAAAACAGTTCTTTTTAAAGCTGGTCTAGCTAGCTTGTCTGCGTTGATGATGCTCGCTCAACCGACTTTTGCTAATGATACAATTCACTTTTCAAATTGTACAGAAGCGTGGGAAAATGGCTATTCTGATATCCATAGAGGAGAGCCTGGATATTCTTCAAGACTAGACAAAGATGGTGATGGAGTTGCCTGTGAACGCTCAAAAGCTCCTCGAGGTGTTTTTAAACCACGCCAATCTCATTCTCAATCTAGTCGAACAACTAGTGGTTGGGTGAATCGTGACGGTGCTTGGTATTACCTCAAATCCGACGGATCATACGTTACAAACAGCTGGCAAGGAAATTACTATCTCAAGTCAGATGGCAAGATGGCCAAAAATGAATGGCTTTATGACAACGTCTACCAAGGCTGGTATTACCTCAAATCAGATGGTACTTATGCAAAAAACAGCTGGCAAGGTGATTATTATCTCAAGTCCGATGGTAAGATGGCTAAAAGCGAGTGGATTTATGACGGAGTCTACCAAGGCTGGTATTACCTCAAATCCGACGGATCATATGCTAAGAACAGTTGGCAAGGAAATTACTATCTTAAGTCCGATGGTAAGATGGCTAAAAGCGAGTGGATTTATGATGGAGGCTACCAAGGCTGGTATTACCTCAAATCTGATGGATCATATGCTAAGAACAGTTGGCAAGGAAATTACTATCTCAAGTCCGATGGTAAGATGGCTAAAAGCGAGTGGATTTATGATGGAGGCTACCAAGGTTGGTATTATCTCAAATCTGACGGATCATATGCTAAAAGCAGTTGGCAAGGAAATTACTATCTCAAGTCCGATGGTAAGATGGCCAAGAATGAATGGGTTGATGGTGGACGTTACTTTGTAGGTTCTGATGGCTTATGGCAAAATCACTCAGTTAGCCAGTCCAGCTCTAACCAAACTAAAACAGACTATACAAATGCTCTTGAGAAAGCAAAAAATTACAATTCGTGGGCAAATATGTCTAAGAAGCGTTTGTACAAACAATTGACTTCTTAA
- a CDS encoding TIGR01440 family protein: MKEKDIQRATSQIVEDVIEKANLRQGAIFVLGLSSSEVMGGQIGKESSQEIGEVIVKTILDILEEKGIHLAVQGCEHVNRALVVERQVAEQFGLEIVSVLPTLHAGGSGQLAAFKFMRDPVEVEFIKAHAGLDIGDTAIGMHVKHVQVPIRPLLREIGHAHVTALASRPKLIGGARAQYPQDSIRKS, translated from the coding sequence ATGAAGGAAAAAGACATTCAAAGAGCAACAAGCCAGATTGTAGAAGATGTAATAGAAAAGGCTAATTTGAGGCAAGGAGCTATCTTTGTTTTGGGCCTTTCTTCTAGTGAGGTAATGGGTGGTCAGATTGGTAAGGAATCCAGTCAAGAAATTGGGGAAGTCATTGTGAAGACTATTCTAGATATCCTAGAGGAAAAAGGGATTCATCTAGCCGTTCAAGGTTGTGAACATGTCAATCGGGCCCTCGTTGTGGAACGTCAGGTTGCAGAGCAGTTTGGCCTGGAAATTGTTAGTGTCCTTCCGACACTTCATGCAGGAGGTTCAGGTCAGTTGGCAGCTTTCAAGTTTATGCGGGATCCAGTTGAGGTTGAATTTATCAAGGCCCATGCTGGATTAGATATCGGAGATACCGCAATTGGCATGCATGTCAAGCATGTTCAGGTTCCGATTCGCCCTCTTTTGAGAGAGATTGGGCACGCCCACGTAACGGCTCTAGCTAGTCGTCCCAAATTAATCGGAGGTGCGCGTGCGCAGTATCCACAAGATTCTATCAGAAAGTCATGA
- the msrB gene encoding peptide-methionine (R)-S-oxide reductase MsrB, producing the protein MNDKVKLFVLAGVILLAITGFYFLLMRNAGQTDSSQIEKASVSQGGKTVKKTEISKDADLHEIYLAGGCFWGVEEYFSRVPGVTDAVSGYANGRGETTKYELINQTGHAETVHVTYDANQISLKEILLHYFRIINPTSKNKQGNDVGTQYRTGVYYTDEKDLEVINQVFDEVAKKYDQPLAVEKENSKNFVVAEDYHQDYLKKNPNGYCHINVNQAAYPVIDASKYPKPSDEELKKTLSPEEYAVTQKNQTERAFSNRYWDKFESGIYVDVATGEPLFSSKDKFESGCGWPSFTQPISPDVATYKEDKSYNMTRMEVRSRVGDSHLGHVFTDGPQDKGGLRYCINSLSIRFIPKDQMAEKGYAYLLDYVD; encoded by the coding sequence ATGAATGATAAAGTAAAACTTTTTGTCTTGGCAGGGGTTATTCTCCTAGCCATAACCGGTTTCTATTTTCTATTGATGCGAAATGCAGGGCAGACAGATAGCTCGCAAATTGAGAAAGCATCCGTTAGCCAAGGAGGAAAAACAGTGAAAAAAACAGAAATTAGTAAAGACGCAGACTTGCACGAAATTTATCTAGCTGGAGGTTGTTTCTGGGGAGTGGAGGAATACTTCTCACGCGTGCCTGGAGTGACAGATGCCGTTTCAGGCTATGCGAACGGTAGAGGGGAAACAACCAAGTACGAATTGATCAATCAAACAGGACATGCGGAGACTGTCCATGTCACCTATGATGCTAATCAAATTTCCCTCAAGGAAATCCTGCTTCATTACTTCCGCATCATTAATCCAACCAGCAAAAATAAACAAGGAAATGATGTGGGGACCCAGTATCGTACTGGCGTTTATTACACAGATGAAAAGGATTTGGAGGTAATCAACCAAGTCTTTGATGAGGTGGCTAAGAAATACGACCAACCTCTGGCAGTTGAAAAGGAAAACTCGAAGAATTTTGTGGTGGCGGAGGATTATCACCAAGACTACCTCAAGAAAAATCCAAATGGCTACTGTCATATCAATGTTAATCAGGCTGCCTACCCTGTCATCGATGCCAGTAAATATCCTAAACCAAGCGATGAAGAATTGAAAAAGACCTTGTCACCTGAGGAGTATGCAGTTACCCAGAAAAATCAAACAGAACGAGCTTTTTCAAACCGCTATTGGGATAAATTTGAATCTGGTATCTATGTGGATGTAGCTACTGGTGAACCCCTCTTTTCATCAAAGGACAAGTTTGAGTCTGGTTGTGGCTGGCCTAGTTTCACCCAACCCATCAGCCCAGATGTTGCTACCTACAAGGAAGATAAGTCTTACAATATGACGCGCATGGAAGTGAGAAGTCGAGTTGGAGATTCTCACCTTGGCCATGTCTTTACAGATGGGCCTCAGGACAAGGGTGGCTTGCGCTACTGTATCAATAGTCTTTCTATCCGATTTATTCCCAAAGACCAAATGGCAGAAAAAGGCTATGCCTATTTACTAGATTATGTTGATTAA